gaagatattgtcctgcagagcattcttgaaagaactcaccattgtgagcttgactgttggtcgcagtctatgaagattttgggtgaatcttctaggaagcttactaaagacctgggagtatgacttatacgctccacccgaggggtagtctacagacggtctagtactagataagactttgagtgaaacttgcttgcacaagacttgcaattcaaggcgtagtccattgttcaagttgtgagtaagtgtagcttggagttctaggtggatgttcaaccttaatcggtctccatcgaaccgctggtatataaacagtacattggaaaaggcaaatctcagtgggattttgagatttggtgggggattgttggaattaatgaatgggccttagcccactcgaagattaattctttggaaaatcacaaaagcccacctcatgggatggcatgcatgtggagtttagtaccaccttgcatattctaggagagggggacctccttaaaagggaggatgccctcctagccacttgaagcatgtgtggtggagagaagaggggaaacacacgcgcgcgctcgctcgcctcgcctcgcagggcagggcaggcggcgcgcgtgcacgacgaatgcgtcgaatggtccgaaaaattggctcctcacccttgcgcagatgcagcctccttttgcagttttgttttgctgcaaattcggattcgttttttgttttggaaacgttccgaaaaatccggtgcgtgcaaacggcgtggagtccggataagttacgcgtgacttatccggttcggttacgcgcagtagagatcgtgcgggcgccctgatcaagcgacccttctctatataaaccgacccaccgtcttcacgcaacacacgcgaaatcaatctagggtttgtctcctactctgtactgcgccgtcgctcgtagactactccatctcgctcgccggcgtgcaccggtgatcgggagagcaggtctccggaacctctgccttcgacgtcctgcatcgggagaaggcggcaataaggtttttgggaagcgcttcgcgcgactgctccctgttcgttcgcgacggctcgccttcctcttcgctcgcgtgtttcgtgccttcgtagacgcctgcgaaaagtttcgaccaagcagctggtctttccgtcacctcggtacgtgttcaatatgttgcgcatatttgatctgtttatgttatactgtgtagtttacatgtgtagatctaatgatgcgttcatgctagttttcatctgtaatgtcataatttatttatggaatagattaaatcattatatgcctataatctcaacagaaGGCGCCAATGGTGCCAGTGAGGCCATGTCAGCCATCATGCACcccatctccccctctctccctctccttcccatCATGCGGTGGTAAGGTGCCCCACCCCATTGTTTTCCACACCTCCTAACTGGTCAGGAACCCACACCCCCGCTACCAATGTTGGCCAACCACTTGCTAACGATCCCGTGGCTTTAGCTCCACCCACATGTTCTGCCACCCACGGCCGTCTCGCTAAGCCCTGTGAACTTCCCCCGTCccccgtcccccccccccccccccccctccccctccaccccAACTTTGAACCCTAAACCTAAATCGGTTGGGCTGTCGCTAATTTCTTGAGTAAGAGGAGAAGACCCCGGCATGAATCTTGTGGCGAATGGGACAGCAGAGAATCTGCAAAGATTCCTCTAAAAAATCTATCGAATTAAgtctaacaaatattttttaaaagggttaattattttttaaaagggttaattggatccatgtgATTACGAGTTTGCCGTATTAAATAGGGTTAATTGATATGCTTAACTATCGTGTAGGAGTATTTCTTAGCTCAGCTTCAGCTCCAATATTTGAAATATTCACGAGCATCCAGTATTCACTATTCAGAACGTATCGTGTGTTTTGTGAAGTCGGATGATTGGCGTTCGTTATACCATATCCCCATCGATTCTCCAAAAGAAAACATTAATAGAGCATTCagaattctttaaaaaaacagagcatTCACAAGCAAAGGATCCCCTTAATTAATTCTTTCAGATATAAAAACAACCAGCAACATTCATTGGGTCATCAGAGTAGAGgagggtttggttttttttcaagTTCTAGATTTGAATGATAGACGATGACAGCGATGCATCTACGACGACTTCTTCAACCTCAAGATATACCAGTCAAATCTCTCAGAGGTCCTTTAAGGGATAGAGTGTGTATGTGCCTTTATAAGGCTAAGTGTGTGTATGTGAGCGCCTAATGTGTTTTTAGAAAACAATTATTTGAAGAGGGAATTGATACAATTTGTTTCAGTGTGTCTTCGAAAATTGATGCCATCCTTCCTCTTTCACCGAATCATCTTTTATATATTTGGTTCCCTTCCTTCGTGtgcaacttaattatttgttttCCTGTTTAGAGGTGCAAGTTAGTTAGTCCATCTTTCTCATGAAAACAAGATGAATTAGAACAAATTGGTTGAGTTGCTGAAAGATATCCACTCCAAGCTGGCTGAGCTGCTTCAGAAATGCTGGCAAAGAGATCGATTGAGAGGCATTGGAGATCCTTCAAGACTCCTCAAATGtgccatttcttttttcttttaacacaATATATATGTAGGTGCTTATAACACGCACATACTCTCATTTCAATAAATGCACATGCACATATTCTATCTCTGTAAGCACATTTAAAGACTGGGTTGGTATATCTTAAAATCGATAAAGTCATATGACATATGTCTCACTGTCGATGGTATGTTTTAATGCATGTGTATCTTAATttgttattactccctctagtCATTTTTACTTCATGTTGGGAGAGTTAAGCTTAGCCTTCCCCGCATCAAATTAAAGTgatcggagggagtatctaattATGGCAAATATCATCAAGATTGTCAagagcttcattttttttacagtatGATATTTTTGCGCTTAGCTCCTTACCTTTGCTTGCTCTTCAGTATATTATGCTCCAGAAATCAGAAATGTACATTCTGTTCTAGCGTCCGATGCTGGCGCTTAAAAGCTTAATTCATCACGCAATTCGAAATTTTTTTCTAGGACTTCGTTTACTCCCTTCGGGTTAATAATattagtcgttttggacaaggataaagtcaaactttaaaatctttgactacaaataatttctaaaatatttatcttaaaaatataaaaaccatatgtgtagattagtcttaaaaagtacttcaataaaaccatatatttatattataatagaaaatagttgtcAAAGTTACTTTTTAGACaccgtgcccttgtccaaaacgataagtattatcaacccggagggagtaatttagtTTTCTCTAGGAGCACATTGTTGTGCACAAGTGATATTGCACCGTGGACTTTGGGCGTGGTTGGGCCCTTGCTTTCAGCAAACTACAAGGCATCGTCCTTCGGTTTGGAgaactaaaaattaattaaccaactaGTTTGGAGATTCGGGGTACTTTACTgaaagtaacatatatatttcttatatgtGCCTCAATGTTAACCACACTTAATCATACACAATCTAAATGCAAATTAAGTAAGCATTACAATCTTTTATTCTAGTCTTTCGGTTCAGTCGATCTACAAGGACAGGTCAACTAAAATGTACTTCCAATTGGTCATGAGCAACAATTAATAGATAGCCATAATTCCTCCAATCGCTGCTCGCCACGTGTCCCTCCTCCAACTCATATATAGAGCCCTAGAGCTCCCATGCCTCTATAAATAGGATGCGAGTGTTATTCACTCAACACAAACTCTAAGATCAAAAAATGGCAAAGGAAATAGTAGTGATGAGTGTGCTCCTTTTTGTGCTGGCCGCCACTACTAAGGCCGACACGCAAAGCGGGTATGGGCCTAGGTGTAGCTCCTTATGCAATAGTTCAGCGCCGACACACATACACTTCTACTTCCATGACAAGATTACCGGCCCCTCGCCATCCGCTGTGCAGGTGGTCAGCCCACCAAACAAAACATCACCAACCTCTTTCGGGACGGTGTATGTCATGGATGACCCATTGACCGAGGGGCCTGACCCAAGGTCCAAGCCCGTGGGTCGAGCCCAGGGCATGTACCTCTCATCAGACCAAGTCCGGATAGGCTTCCTACAGGCTATGAACATCGTGCTCACTGCTGGGCTGTACAATGGCAGCGTGATAACCGTGCTCGGCAGCAACCACATATCCGACAGTATCCGTGAGATGCCGGTTGTCGGCGGCACCAGCGCTTTCCGCTTCGCTCGTGGCTATGCCCAAGCCCGCACCTACTTTCTTGACTCAAATGGACTTGACGCCATCGTGGAGTACAACGTCTATGTCTTCCATTGATCTTGATGCACGCTTAAGTTTATCTTAGTTAATTACTGATGGTGTCAAGAGAAAAGctttatttaattctaccaCATATCTTGTGTAATAAGGGAGAATTCATGCAAGGTTGGATTTAATTGCTATTCTCCAAGGTTTGATGTGTATAGTAGGATATACATTTGGTTCCTTTTCTATGGACTGGTACAACTTTTGTTTCAAATTGAACCACATATATGGTACAGAAGTACTACTAGACTAGCTTCTATCTCATTAGTTAGGTTATAAGTGGGTCAACTCGTGAATCCACTTATAGGCTAAATAAGTAGTAACCCTGGATTTAGTCTTTAAGTGAGTTACAGGTTGACCCTGTTACAATCTTAGGTCTCAGTCTTTGACAGATCGACAGTATAGGGTGTCTGATGTAATACCCttgtgtttgtttctttttcatgttcaaatatatatgcaaagaaaaacCATTAATGAAacaaaatctgagaaaaaatatatattatgagGAATTTATAAGTGGCCATAGCCACTAGCAACTTGCCAATAGATAAAGACTCTGAATTAATGCTTGCGGTCAAATCTCGAAATTTTAATTCACGgtaaataaaataattcctTCTTGTAAttgcttaaatatttattttatagtatATGATTTTCTTAATAGTACTGGGACAATTGCTAGCTTTATCTTGTGCATCAATCTTGTGTTCTAActaatacatgcatgtatgatgTATGCAAGTTCTTTTATACTCTCTGAGACTCTCTATGGCTCAGCGTGCATTTAACTTTGGGTGTGGTTAACAGCTCATTAGCAACTTGCTTAGAGGCTTTCCATGTCCATGTAATATTTGACGAGGAAAACAAATACTCCCTGTTTTCAATGTTTGACGTCGCTTATTTTTTAACTTACTTTTGACTACCTaatcgtcttatttaaaaaattttgtacaaatataaaaatataaaagtataagtCATACCTAAAGtacaataacaataaaataaaccGTAACAAAATAAGATtagttacatttttttaataggtCGAGTCTCCAAATATATGTAGAAAAGTCAACAATGTTAACTATTAAAAGCCAGACGGCATACTATTACTCCTATACTTAAGTAACCAAACCAAGTGTATCGGAGTATTTTACCTATAGTCAACACTGTATGGATCGATGTGCCTCAATACTGTCCACATGTATATACAATCTAATTGTAGGTTTATATTTAAATATCACTCGATCGATCTACAATAGTTACAAAGTCAACTAGAAAACTTCCATCTATCATCGTCCAACCCTCTAGCTCTTAGGGCTCCCCATGCCTCTATAAATAGCTCATGGTCGAGTTATATCACTCAGCACAACCACTCTAAGATCAAAAATGGCAAAGAGATTAGCACTAATGCTTATGATCTTCCTTGTGCTGGGAGCCAGTTGTAAGGGCCACACACATGGCGGGCCTGGGCCTAGCCCCTCAGGCCATGGCTCCGAGCCGACACACCTACACTTCTACTTCTACGAGAAGGTCAGCGGCCCTTCCCCATCGGCGGTCACGATGGTGAACCCGCCGGACAACACGTCAAATACCTTGTTCGGGATGGTTGTGGTCCTCGACGACCTACTAACTGTGGGGCCCAATCCGAGGTCCAAGCCCGTGGGCCGAGCCCAGGGCATGTACGTCTCGTCAGACCAAACCCGGATCGGGCTCCTGATGGCAACAAACAACGGCAGCATGATTACCGTGCTCGGCAGCAACCACATAGTGGACGATGTCCGTGAGATGCCGATCGTCGGAGGCACCGGCGCCTTCCGCTTTGCTCGAGGATATGTGCAGGCACACACCTATGTAGGACCAAATcataagaactaagccaacaagagggggggtgaatggttggtataccctaaaaccgaaaacttttagcggaaataaaagttaccctcgaaatcgacggaagtcggtctgaccgagtggatgccgccggtctgaccggtgttgaatctccggtctgaccgccgagatcgcctgctGCGCCTGTCACCGCCGCTGGTCTGACTGCCGCaatgccaccggtctgaccgccgcaatgccaccggtctgaccgccggtgacttaccggttagaccgccgaaacccggtgaaacacaaatcgaagaactctaaAAGTAGATGACTTTATTGATtatctctgtgtttacaaagtgcaccaacagcactccttacaaaaatttcgactaaactcgaaatcctaactcaaaactcaactcaattgctctcaaaagcgataccgggaagcctcacgctccccctctatttatacatgaggtaggtagCCTAaaaccacgaaccaaactcatactaagagtcctaaacaccttaggaaaccctctagtataagaaagaaactttacataaccaatcgtatcaaacttggactccttccaaattcgactccgcatcccatacgcacacaatacctccatcgtatgccatatggaatccctatcaaccacgtgcatcaactctagcctaagtatcccgcataatctctgaccaccacggacgtcgtcttatccccaagtcgactcccggtccatcaccgcaaatactctcccgagacatcaggtcacctacacatgaaataaacaaagaaactacattccaagaccaagctatctccaacttgactcattagtagcaaacaacagtattacatacgtatagtatccatctagaagtcataaccatgaaataatcacggatatccaaataaacaacccgaaaccgaaaccgacacagcgtcggccggtcagaccgcgggccggccgatccgaccgctcgatcaccgccggtctgaccggcacacactgcccggtctgaccggtaacATGAAATAACAGAAGTATcctgtagattcacctgtgaaatccaatcatctccaaaaccacttcgtgaataaattccaaataacaaaaccaataatctccaatgcccaattgttcatcacagaataataatcaaaacacctttgattttacaatttcccccttgatgaacacattggcaaactcataaaaaatgttttggtgtttggaaaaataaaaaacaaaagttgtaaaaagcacacttcgtacaaatgtaaaCATCGTGCttgaaaatccaaaagaaatattctccccctttttaaaaaaaagaaattcccaattgaaccaaaaacatgctcttctcaacaactcttCAAAAAATTTTCCTTGCttctccaaaaatccaaaaatctaaaaaaaatttcacattacttctcccccttttgacaatgatttcatcaagcataggaattatgttcattaatgtataagagcttagcatacatatagcatatcaagtcatgtgttgcaattaAAAGAAGATGAACTCATCTATAAtagaacaagcatgcattaaagtataaccatgaaccaaagattttacaattaagcttgaatcaacaatcaaaattcataatttcatacaatttataatgcaacatcttaacaagcacataggttgaaaaataaacactaaacacatatacctattacatttatcactctttctcaaataacctttagcacaaaataaccaagagaatttttgaattttttcttttcttgagcctttttgctcatatttttctcttttattc
The nucleotide sequence above comes from Oryza glaberrima chromosome 11, OglaRS2, whole genome shotgun sequence. Encoded proteins:
- the LOC127755404 gene encoding dirigent protein 2-like, yielding MAKEIVVMSVLLFVLAATTKADTQSGYGPRCSSLCNSSAPTHIHFYFHDKITGPSPSAVQVVSPPNKTSPTSFGTVYVMDDPLTEGPDPRSKPVGRAQGMYLSSDQVRIGFLQAMNIVLTAGLYNGSVITVLGSNHISDSIREMPVVGGTSAFRFARGYAQARTYFLDSNGLDAIVEYNVYVFH
- the LOC127754646 gene encoding dirigent protein 21-like; amino-acid sequence: MAKRLALMLMIFLVLGASCKGHTHGGPGPSPSGHGSEPTHLHFYFYEKVSGPSPSAVTMVNPPDNTSNTLFGMVVVLDDLLTVGPNPRSKPVGRAQGMYVSSDQTRIGLLMATNNGSMITVLGSNHIVDDVREMPIVGGTGAFRFARGYVQAHTYVGPNHKN